The Streptomyces laurentii region GCCGGTGGTGCCCGGCTGGTTCACGGACGACACCGATCCCGACGGCGCGTTCCGGCTTCTCGGGACGCGCTGCACCGCCTGCGCGGCCGTGTTCTTCCCCCGGGAGGACGACGGCTGCCGCAATCCGTACTGCCCCGGCGGCGGCGAACTCGCCGAGACGCCGCTGTCCCGGCGCGGCCGCGTCTGGTCGTACACCGACGGCCGCTACCGGCCGCCCGCGCCGTACGTCTCGGACCCGGACACCCCCTGGGAGCCTTACACCCTCGTCGCGGTGGAGCTGGCGGCCGAGGGCATGGTGGTGCTCGGGCAGGCCGCGCCGGGCGTGCGGCCCTCCGAGCTGGCGGTCGGTGCGGAGGTCGAGCTGGTGCCGGGCGTCCTGCACGAGGACGCGGAGCACGTCTGGACCACCTGGCACTGGCGGCCCGTCGCCACGGACGCGCGGGAGGCGGCGTGCTGACCGACATCGCCGTCCTCGGCGCCGGGATGCACCCGTGGGGCAAGTGGGGCCGGAGTTTCGTCGCGTACGGGGTGGCCGCCGCGCGGGCCGCGCTCGCCGACGCCGGCCTCGACTGGCGCGAGGTCCCGTCGGTCGTCGGCGCCGACACCGTGCGGGGCGGCTATCCCGGGTACGTGGCCGGGGCCAGCTTCGCCCGGGCGCTCGGCTGGCAGGGCGCACGGGTGACCAGCGTCTACGCGGCCTGCGCCTCGGGGGCCCAGGCGATCGGCACCGCCCGCGCGCAGATCCTGGCCGGGCTCGCCGACGTGGTCCTCGTGGTGGGCGCGGACGCGGCACCGAAGGGGTTCTTCGCCCCGGCGGGCGGCGAGCGTCCCGACGACCCCGACTGGCTGCGCTTCCGGGTCCTCGGCGCGACCAACCCGGCGTACTTCGGCCTGTACGCGCGCCGCCGGATGGCGCTGTACGGGGACACGCCGGAGGACTTCGCCCGGGTGAAGGTGAAGAACGCGGCGGCGGGCGCGCTCAATCCGCTGGCCCGCTACCGCAAGGCGGTGAGCGCGGACGACGTGGCGGCCTCGCCGGTGGTCGCCGATCCGCTGCGGCTGCTCGACATCTGCGCGACCTCGGACGGGGGCGCGGCGCTCGTCCTGTCGAGCATGGCCTTCGCCCGACGGCACGGGCATCCGGACCCGGTCCGGATCCGGGCGGTGTCCACCGTCACGCCGGAGTATCCGCGGACGGTCCTGGACCTGCCGGACATCGCCACCGACGCCATGGTGGGTCACGGCGTCGCCGATCGGCCCTTCCGGCCCTTCCGCGCGTCGATCGCCCGGGCCGCGTACGAGGAGGCGGGCATCGGCCCGGAGGACCTGTCGCTGGCGGAGGTGTACGACCTGTCGACGGCGCTTGAACTGGAGTGGTACGAGGACCTCGGGCTGTGCCCGGCGGGGCACGGCGCCGCGCTCGTACGGAACGGGGTGACCGCGCTGGGCGGGCGCGTCCCGGTCAATCCGAGCGGCGGCCTCGCCTCGTTCGGGGAGGCGGTGCCGGCGCAGGCCATCGCGCAGGTCTGCGAGCTGACCTGGCAGCTGCGCGGGGCGGCCGGGGACCGGCAGGTGCCGGGGGCGCGGGCCGGGATCACCGCCAACCAGGGGCTGTTCGGCCACGGGTCGGCGGTGGTGGCGGTCCGCTGACGGCCCTGCCACCCCGGTGGGGGCCGGAGCTGTCCGGTCCCCACCGGGCGGAGCGGGTCAGCGGCCGGCCGGCGCGCCGGCCGCGGCGGGCGGCGGGTGCTCGGCCAGCACCAGGGCGTGCTGGACGACGGCCACGAGGACGTTCTTGACCGACTCGCGGTCGCGCGCGTCGCACATCACCAGCTCGACCTCGGGGTCGAGGTCGAGCGCGCCCCGGACGGTGTCCGCCGCGAACCGGCGGGCCCCCTCGAAGCAGTTGACGGCCACCGTGAAGGGGATGCCGCGCCGCTCGAAGTAGTCGATGGCGGCGAAGCTGTCCTCCAGACGCCGGGTGTCGGCGAGGACGACGGCCCCGAGCGCGCCCTGCGCGAGCTCGTCCCACAGGAACCAGAAACGGTCCTGTCCCGGCGTACCGAACAGATAGAGGACGAGGTCCTCGCGCAGGGTGATCCGGCCGAAGTCCATGGCGACCGTGGTGGTCGTCTTGGTCTCGACGCCGTGCAGATCGTCGACCGGCCGGCCGACCTCGCTCAGCATCTCCTCGGTCCGCAGCGGCCGGATCTCGCTGACCGCCCCCACCAGGGTGGTCTTGCCCACCCCGAAGCCGCCCGCCACCAGGATCTTCAGCGTCACCGGCTCGACCGGCGGCTGCCTGCGGCCGGTACTAGAGCGCCCGAAGGCCATTGATCACCTCACGAAGGATGCTCACGTCCGGCAGCTCGGCCGGCGGAACGGGGCGGGTCACGTGTACGAGCTCGTCGTCCACGAGATCACCGATCAGGACCCGGACCACCCCGACGGGGAGGTCGAGCCCTGCGGCGAGTTCGGCGATCGACTGCGGCTGCTCGAAGCAGCGTTCGACGATCTCGACATGCTCGGGGGACAGCGTCTGGTCGCGGCCGGGGTCCCCGGCGGCCGGTTCCGGGACCACGACCGCGATCAGGTCGAGCCGGTGCCGGCTCGCGGCGCTGGTGCGGCCGCGGGTCATGGCGTACGGGCGGACCACCGGCCCCGCCTCGTCGTCGTACCAGTGGCCGACCGCGTCCTGCTGGGACTGGTCTGCGTCAGTCATGCCGTCCCCCTTGTTCATCCCCCGTTGGTCAGGCCGGACCGGGGCGCCGTGGCGAGATGGGCACCGACCCGCTTGACCATGAGCGTCATCTCGTACGCCACCTGGCCGACGTCCGATTCGGAGTCGGCGAGCACGGCCAGGCAGGAGCCGTCACCGGCGGCGGTGACGAACAGGAAGGCGTCCTCCAGCTCGACGACGGTCTGGCGGACCCGGCCCGCCTCGAAGTGCCGGCCCACGCCCTTGGCCAGGCTGTGGAAGCCCGAGGCGACGGCGGCGAGGTGCTCGCCGTCCTCGCGGGTGAGGTCCTTCGAGGCGCCGGTGGCCAGGCCGTCGCTGGAGAGCACCAGGGCCTTGCGGATGGAGCCGACGCGCTGGACCAGTTCGTCGAGGAGCCAGTTCAGCTCTCCGTTGCCCTGGGCGGCGCTGTGGGTTGCTGCGGCGTTCGGTGCGGTCATCGACCGTCCCCCTCGGGTGTCGTTCCTCGTGCTGTCGTTCCGGGCGCTGTTCCGGGTGCTGAACCGGGCGTCGCCGCCCGGGAGTCCGTCGTGCCGGCTCCGGCCGGGCCGGGTTCGGGCACCCCGTCGTTCTGCCGGCGGCCGCGCTGCCAGCCGCGCTGCATCGAGGCCATGCGGCTGCGCACCTCCTCGGCGTCCCGCTCGAAGGGGTCGGTCCCGGGCCCGGAGCCCGCGGGGCCGGCGGCCGGCCGGGCCTCGTCGCGGGCGCCGTGCGCCCGCAGCTGCGGGGCGAGGCTGGCCTGGCGCACCCGGCGGGGCAGTCCGTCGAACAGGGGTTCCTCCTCCTGCGGCGGTACGGGCACCAGGGTGGGCGCGGGCCGGACGCGAGCCAGTTCCATGGTGTCTCCGTCTCCCGGTCCGTGGCTGTGACCGTGTCCGTCGTTCCCGGTGACGTGCCGGGAGTCGTCGCCGGAGGTGCCGTGGCCGGCCGGGCCCGCCGGGGCGCGGCCCGGTTCGTCGAGGCGCCGGCCGTGGTCGACGACGAGCGTCGGCGTACGGCGGCGGGGCAGTTGGACGGGGCCGTCGGCGAGGTCCCCGCCGGCCGGGCCCGCCGGGTCGGCGGCGCCGCCCGGGGCGGGCTGGTGCTGCTCGCCGCGGCGGCGGTGTTCGCGGGCGCGGAACAGTCCGCCGCGCTCGCTCTCGGTGTCGAGGAGGTCGGCCGCGCCGTCGAGCAGATCGTCGAGGGAGCCCGACTCCAGCGGCGCTTCGAGTTCGACGGGGCCGTCCAGGACCGGGCTCGGAACGGGTTCCGGGGCCGGGTCGGGGACCTTGGCGAGGGCGGGGCGGCGGCGCGGCAGCCCGGCCGGGCCGGTGGTCTGGGCGCGGTCGCCGCTCTCGCCGGCGGCGCCGTCGCGGCCGGCTCCCGGGCGTCCGTTGTCACGGTCCAGGCGGAAGCCGGCGCCCTGCGTCTCGGGGGCGTCGGTGAGCAGCGTGGCCGGGATGAAGACGACCGCGGTGGTCCCGCCGTACGGGGAGGTCTGCAACGACACCCGGACGTTCTGGCGCTGGGCGAGGCGGCTGACGACGAAGAGACCGAGGCGGTCGGTGTCGGACAGCTCGAACTCGGGGGTCTCGGCGAGCCGGAGGTTGGCTTCGAGGAGGACCTCGGGGTTCATGCCGAGGCCGCGGTCGTGGATCTCCAGGGTGAAGCCGTTGGCGACGCGCTCGCCGAGCACCTGGACGGCGGTGTGCGGGGGCGAGAAGACGGTGGCGTTCTCGAGGAGTTCGGCGACGAGGTGGGTGAGGTCGGCGACGGCGGGGCCGCCGACGCCCAGCCGGGGCAGCCGGCGGACCTCGATGCGCTCGTAGTCCTCGACCTCGGCGACGGCGGCGCGGACGACGTCCATCAGCTGGACGGGCTTGCGCCACTGCCGGGAGGGGGCGGCGCCGGAGAGGATCACCAGACCCTCGGCGTGCCGGCGCATACGGGTCGTCAGGTGGTCGAGCCGGAACAGGTCGGCCAGCTCGTCGGTGTCCTCGGTGCGCCGCTCCATGGTGTCGAGGAGGGTGAGCTGACGGTGCAGCAGGACCTGGTTGCGGCGGGCCAGGTTGACGAAGACCTCGGAGACGCCGCGGCGCAGCTCCGCCTGCTTGACGGCGGCCTCGACGGCGGCGCGCTGCAGGGTGTTGAGGGCCTGGCCTACCTGGCCGACCTCGTCCTCGCTGTAGGTGAGCTGGGGCACCTCGGTCGCGGTGTCGACGTCCTCGCCGGCGGCGAGCCGGCGCATCACGCTGGGCAGCCGGACGCCGGAGACCTCCTGGGCCTCCTTGCGCAGCCGGCGCAGGTCGCGGACGAGGCCGCGGCCGACGCGGACGGAGACGACGATGGAGACGAGGAGGGCGACGAAGCCGAGGACGCCGGCGATGCCGGCCTTGAGCAGGACGCGGTACGCGACGGGCTGGAGGCGTTCCTGGAGGCGCTCTCCGGCCGCGTAGTTCTCGCGGGCCAGGGCGTCGAGGACGGGGGTGGTCTGTTCCTGCCAGAGCTGGGCGGTGACGGCGCGCGGGCTGTCGGTGGGGCCCGCGGCTATCAGGGCCTCCTCCGACTTGCGCAGGGGCGCGGTCTCGGCGCCGGTCCAGTACTTCTCGTACCGGTCGCGGTCGCCCGCGGGCAGGACCTCCAGGTTGGTGTCGTAGTAGGTCCTGCGGGTGGCGACGATGTCGGTGAGGGCGCGGATCTCCGCGGGGGTGATCCGTTCGGCGACGAGCGCGGAGCCGACCAGCGCGTCCTCGCGGGCGACGATCTCGCGGGCTCGGGTGATGCCGACGAGGGCGCGGCCCTGCTTGTCCATCTCCACGTCGTCCAGGGCGTGGAGGGACATGAGGAAGCCGTAGCAGGGGTCGACCAGGCGGTTGAAGAAGTCGAGCGCCTGCATCCGGCCGACGCTGCGGTTCTCCACGGAGCGGCGCAGCGAGTCGAGGCCGTCGAGGGCTTCGAGGAGGAGGGAGAGCCGCTGGGCGGTGGCGGGCGGCATGTCGCCGCTCACGCCGGGCTCGGCGGCGTTGCGCCGGATCAGGGCGACCTGCTGGTCGGTGGCCTCGCGTTCCTGGCGCAGCCGGGTCATGGCCTCGGCGGCGCGGGGATCGGCGAGATAGACGAGGGATTCGCGGCGTTCCTTCTGCAGGACACGGGCGGTGTCCTCGATCGGGTAGCCGATCTTGTCCATGATGTAGCCGGTGTCGAGGAGCGTACGGGCCTCGCGGCCGGTCAGGACCGTGGAGAAGCCCCACAGTCCGGTGAGGGAGACGAGCGGTACGAGGAGCAACGCCACGATCTTCCGGCGGATGGATTTCCCGCGAAAGCGCATGGCCTCCCCCAGCTCGGCCTCCGCGGCCGCGGAGGCTCCTCACATCGGCACGCCTGGCGTCAACACGCGGCGTCAACCTTCGGCTTCAACTAACGGCGGCGCGAGCCTACTACTGCATCACGGCCAACCCGAAGGCGTGGCCGGTCGATTTTCGGCCGGTCGGGAAGGTGTTGATCATGAGATGTCCCGGTATTCGGGGAGTTGCGTTGCACTGGTGTGGCGCAGGACACCCGCTGGTCAGGGCTTTCCACGGGGCGGGCGGTTGGCTGGAATTGTCTGTTCCGCTCCCGCCGTGACCGACCCCCGGCGAAACCTTTTCCCTCCCTCATGCGTCATTCTGTACGGGGGAGGCTTGTGTCCGCGTAAAGCGACTCAAAACGGGCAGCCACCCGGAACACATCGGTGGTGGGGAGTGACGGCGCTATGGAACACGAGGCGCAGCCGGTACGGCAATTGTGGGTGGACGACGAGCGGGGCCGGCGAAGGATGCCGGACCCGGTGCGAACGGCGGCGGTACGGGCCGTTCTGATCGTCTCGGTGACGCTGATCCTTTCGATGGTCGCCTTCCTGTGCTCGGTCACAGGATCGTGGCTGGCGTTCCCGATGACGCTCGCGGCGATAGCCGGCACGGTCGTCGCGACCTGGTCGGTGCTCGACGTATGGATCACCCGTCAGGTGTGGCGACAGCGCAACGGGGTCGTCTCCGAGCCGAGCAGTGCGGAGCGACCGCTGCGGCGGGAACGCCGCCAGGAGGAGTCCCAGGAGCACCCCGGGCCCGCGGCCCGCGCGGGCAAGGGGCTGCTCCCGGAGGGGGCTCTCTCGGAGGCGGCCTGACCGTCAGCGGCTTTCTCGGGCGTACCCGAGGGGCCGGAAGCAACACCCGGCGGACGGCCGTGGAGCGGTGGAGGTCTCACCGCTCCACGGCCGTTCGCACGTCCGGACCTCCCCGGCGTGCGGAGCGCCGCCGTCTCCGGTGAGGTGAGAGTCGACGACACCGATGCCGGTCGCCGAGCCGTGCCACGGCCGCGCGACGCCGAGGAGACAAGGCCCCCGATGAGGTTCGACTTCACCGCACGACTCGCGGCGGCCGTGACCGCCGCGACGACGATCATGGCGATGGGCTCGGCGGCCGCCGCCGCGCCCTCGGGCGGGGACGGCAGACCGTTCCTCGACCCGCTGCACACCGTCTCGACCATCGCCTCGACCGTTCCGGACAACGGGGACCTCAACCCGTACGGCACCGTCCTGATCGACAAGAGCGTGGGCGACCTGCGCCGCGGCAACGTCCTGGTCAGCAACTTCAACAACGCCGCGAACCAGCAGGGCACCGGGACCACGCTCGTGCAGGTCGATCCCGACGGCTCGGCCAGCCTGTTCGCCCGCATCGACCCGGACCACCTGCCCGGGCCGTGCCCCGGCGGGGTCGGGCTGACCACCGCGCTGTCCGTCCTGCCCGGCGGCTGGGTGGTGGTCGGCAGCCTGCCGACGGCGGACGGCACCTCCGACACCGCGCAGGCCGGATGCCTGATCGTGCTGGACCGGCACGGCAAAGTCCGCGAGACGTTCAGCGGCCACGGGATCAACGGCCCCTGGGACATGACCGCGCGGAGCTGTGGCGACCGGACCGATCTGTTCGTCACCAACGTGCTCAACGGCACCGTCGCCGCCGGCGGCGACGTCGTGCGGGAGGGCACCGTGCTGCGCATCAGCCTGCGCACGCACGACGACCGGCCGCCGACCCGGGTCGACACGACCGAGATCGGTTCGGGCTTCGCCGAGAAGACCGACCCGGCGGCGCTCGTGATCGGGCCGACGGGCGTCGGACTGAAGGGCTCGACGCTCTACGTGGCCGACACCGTCGACAACCGCATCACCGCGATCCCCGACGCGCTGACCCGGGACGACAGCGCCGGCACCGGCGACGTGGTCACCACCGACGACAACCTCAACGGCCCGCTCGGCCTCGCGATCACCCCGAAGGGCGACATCCTCACCGTCAACAGCGGTGACGGCAACATCGTCGAGACCACCCGCAGGGGTGAGCAGGTGGCCGTCCGCACACTCGACAGCAGCGGCACCCCGCCGGGAGCGGGCGCGCTGTTCGGGCTCGCGGTCGCCGCGAAGCCGGACCGGGTCTACTTCGTCGACGACGCGACCAACACGCTGAACCTGCTCAGCCGGCCCTGAGGCAGGGGTGGGGCGCCGCCGGAACACGACGGCACCCCACCACCGTCTTTCTAGGTTTTCTCCAGGTAGGCGAGGACGGCGCGGACCCGGCGGTTGCCATCCTGGTCGTCGGTGATGCCGAGCTTGCCGAACAGCGAGGTCGTGTACTTGCCGATGGCGCCCTCGCTGAGGAACAGGCGGCGGCCGATGGCCTGGTTGGACAGGCCCTCGGCCATCAGGGCCAGGACCGTGTGCTCGCGCTCGGTCAGCCGTTCCAGACCGCGGGCCGGGGAACCAGCGGACAGCAGCCGCGCGATCACGGCCGGGTCCAGGGCGGTCCCGCCACCCGCGACGCGCTCCAGGGCGTCGACGAACTGCTCGGCTTCGAAGACGCTCTCCTTGAGCAGATAGCCGACGCCGCCGGAACCGTCGGCCAGCAGCTCGCGGGCGTACAGCCGCTCGACATGCTGGGAGAGGATCAGGACCGGGAGCCCGGGCACCTCGGCACGGGCGTCGAGAGCCGCCCGCAGGCCCTCGTCCCGGTGGGTCGGCGGCATCCGGACGTCGATGACGGACACGTCGGGGCGCCAGGTCCGCAACGCGTCGAGGGTCTCGGGGCCGGTGGCCGCGGTCGCGACCACCTCGTGCCCGTAGGCCTCGATCAGGCGGACCAGGCCGTCCCGCAGGAGGTAGAGGTCTTCGGCTACGAGAACGCGCATGGCACCGTCATCCTGACACGCGTCGGCCCGCCGGGCGGACTCGTGACCTCCAGAGTGCCGTCGAACACCGCGAGGCGGCGGCGCAGCCCGTCGAGGCCCCCGCCGGCCTCGAATCCCGCGCCGCCACCGCCGTCGTCCCGGACCTCGGCGACCGCGCCGGAGCCGTCCCGGCCGGCGGCGAGGGCGACGCGCGCGTGCGAGGCCCCGGCGTGCTTCACCACGTTGGTGAGCAGTTCGGCGACACCGAAGTAGACGGCCGACTCGACCGGCGCCTCCAGGCGGGGAAAGCCCCCAACGCCGCCGGACTCCGCGTCGACATCGACATCGACGGGGAGGGCGACGTCCAGGGCGAGAGCGCGTATCGCGTCGGCGAGCCCCCGCTCGCTCAGGACGGGCGGGCTGATGCCCCGAACGAGTTCGCGCAGTTCGGCCAGCGAGGCGGCGGCGCCGGTCCGCGCGTCCCGCATCAGCGCCCGGGCCCCTTCGGGGTCGGTGTCCATCAGCCGCTCGGCGGTCGCGAGCGAGAGCCCGAGCCCGACGAGGCGGGCCTGCGCCCCGTCATGCAGATTCCGCTCTATGCGGCGGATCTCGGCGGCCTGCGCGACCGTCACGTCGGCGCGCTGCGCGGTCAGTTCGCCGACGCGGTCGGCCAGGGCCATCGCCGGGGACGGGCGCAGGAAGCGGACGGCGACCGGCTCGACGGGCCGCCACGCGTACGGGGCCGAGCCGACGGCCAGCAGCAGGGCGAGCACCCCGGCGAGACGCTGGGCGGGCCCGGCCCCGCTCAGCCCGAGCACGGCGAAGGCCGCGCCGGCCGGCGGGAGGACCGCGACCAGGCCGGCGGTGAACGGCGCGATCGCGGTGAACCGCAGGTCGCGCCAGGTGGCCGGGTCGCTCCAGCGGATCCGCCACTTCTGGTCCAGCAGGGCGTCCCGGCGGCTGCGCTCGTAGGAGAAGCCGTTCCACCAGTACCCGGTGGACAGCCGGCCGACCGGGCCGGGCCGCCGGTGTCCGGCGGGCAGGTCGGTGCCGGTCCAGCGTGCGACGAGGAAGCGGACCGCCCGGCAGACCGGGCCGGACAGGGCGAGGGTGCCCGTGCCCACCAGGATCAGCGGCAGCAGCCAGGACCAGGGGTTGCCCGCCCCCCAGTGGATCCCCAGGGCCACCGCTCCGGCCCACACGGCGGGTACCAGGAGGGTCACGGCCGCCACGGCACAGGCCCGTACGAATCCCACGGCCGCCGCCACCGCCCAGCCCCTTGGCCGTCCCATGGTCTCCCCCTGTTCCCGGGCCCGGGGAGTTCCCGGGTCCGTCCGCCGCTGTCACGTTCCCACTGTGCACCGCGTGCGGGCCGTCCGAGCTCTTGCCCGGCAAGGAGTGGGGCTTGCCCCACCCCGACGTGGGGCAAGGCCGATTCCGCGCCCGGCGGTCCGTTCGTAGTGTCGTGGGCATGGACCTCACCGCTCAGCACGCCACCACGACCGCGCCGGCCCTCGCCGACGCCTCCCCCGCCCACGACGCCCTCACCACGGTGCGGCGCTGCGTCGTGCTCTACGGCGCGCTCGGCGGCGCCGCCCTCGCCGGCGTCGTCACGGTGGCGGGCGCCGGACATCCGGTGAACACCTTCATGTGGGTCAGGGCGGTGTTGCTGCCGCTCGTCGCCGTGTTCCTGCACCGCTTGGCCGTCGCCGCCTCCCGGGGGGACCGCAAAGCCTTCGAACGGCTGCGCGGCCTCGCGGCCGTCCTGCCGGTCGCGATCGTCGGCGTGGACCTGATCCCGGGGGTCTGCCCACCGTGGTACGCCGTGCTCCAGGCGGTCTGCGTGCTGCCCGTCGCCGGTGTGGCGGTCCTGACCCGGCGCGCGGCGCTGCGCGCCGTCTTCCCCAAGGTCCGCCAGAGAGCGTGACGGTGCCGGAGCCGGGGGACGGGCCGGTCCGCCGGGAAACACGATGCTTCCCGGCGGACCGTCGCCTGTTCCACGCCTACGCCTGCGCCTCGGCGCCCGTCGTCGCGGCCTCGGCCGGCGACCGGCGGAACATCCGGGTCGCCGTGATCTCGCCGTGGATCGTCTCGCCGCCCTCGGTGGCCGGCTGCGGCAGACCCGGCCGCAGGTGCTCCTCCACGCTGATGTACTTCAGACCCGCGCGCAGGTCGGCGTCGTTGCGCAGCCGGATGACCAGCGGGAACTCGGCGAGCGCCGTGGTGTCGAACAGACCCGTGGTGTAGAGCAGCTGGACACCGAGCGCGTCCGACACGGCCCGCTGGAGCTCCAGCAGGTACGTGGCGTTGGCGCGGCCGATCGGGTTGTCGAGGAACAGGGTGCCCGCGTGCCGGTGCTTGTCGCGGCCCCGGTCGTTGGAGCGCAGCGCGGCCATCGTGCAGTAGAGGGCGATGGCGGCGGTGAGCAGCTGGCCGCCGGAGAAGACGTCGCCCATCTGCCCGACCGGGACGCGCTCGGCGCGCAGCACCGCGTCCGGCTTGAGGATCTCGACCGCGATGCCGCGCGGTTCGAGCGCCGCCTGGACTCCGCGCAGCAGCAGCGACATGCCGTCGCGGCGCAGGTCGGAGTTCTTCTTCACGGCGGCGCGGGTGGCCGCGTCGACCACCTCGCCGAGCCGCTCGGTGAGGGTGGCCGCGTCGGGCTCCTCGAAGCGGATCCGCAGGAACTCCTGGCCCGACCACTCCCCCAGGCCCTCGGGCAGCTGGGACAGCCGCTGCGCCGAACGCAGCGTGGCGAGCGAGGACTCCACCAGGCCGCGCAGCCGGTCGACGATCGAGTCGCGGTTGCGCTCCAGCTGCGCCAGCTCGTCGGTGAGCACCCGCAGCCGGGGCGCGAACGCCTCGGCCCACTTCGCCGCGTGCTCCGGCAGCGCGGCGGCGGGCAGTTCGCGGATCTGCTGCCGGGCCGGAGTGCGGACCTGCTCGTAGCGGGTGGAGTTGGCGTGCCGGACGAGGATGTCGCCGGCCTCGCGGACGGCGGCGTCGGCGGCCGACAGGTCGGCGGCGCAGCCGCGCAGCGAGCGGCGGGCCTCGGCGGCGGCGGTGCGGGCCTCGGCGAGCGGGCCCGGGTACGGCTCGGGCTCCTCCTGCTCGGCGTCGGTGTTGTCGGGGTTGTCTCGGAGCAGGTCGCGCAGCAGGGCGGCAGTCTCGTCGAAGCCGCCGGCGGCGTCCTCGGCGGCCCGGTGGCCCTGGAGCAGCCCGGCGTGGGCGGCGCGCGCGGCCTCCAGCGCGTCGGTGCGGGCGGCGAGTTCGCCGGTGGCCGTACGGAGCAGGGTCTGGGCGTGGTCGGCGTCGCCCGGGATCAGCTCCTCGGACAGCTCGGTGTGCGCCTCGCCGTCCTCGGGGGCCAGCCGCTCGGCCTCGCCGCGCAGCCGGCCCAGCTTCTCGCTGGCCTCGGAGGTGCGCGACTCCAGCTTGTGGACCAGTTCCTCGGCGCGGGCGGCGGCGGCCTGGCGGGACGGGCCGTCGGCGCCGTCGGTGGACTCCAGGAGCTGCTCGGCGCGGGTGCGGACCTTGTTGGTGAGCCGGTCGAGTTCGGCGAGGGCGGCGGACTCGTCGCTCTCGGCGCGGGCCTGCTCGGCGCGCAGGTCGGCGCCGACGCCGACCTTCTCGTACACCTGGGACGCGGCCCGGTACGCCTCGCGGAGCACGGAGAGCGCGACGCTCGGCGCGGCCGGGTCCTCCTCCGGGAGGCTCTCGGGGGCACCGGCGATCTCGGCGCGCTCGGCACGCAGGGCGCGGGCGGTGCGGTGGGCGTCGTCGGCGGCGCGCTGGGCGGCGCGGCGGTCCTCGTCGGCGGCGCGGGCGCGCTCCAGGCAGACCTGGGCGCGGGCCTCGTACTCGGTGGCGTCGTCGGCGAGTTCGCGCAGCTTGACCGGCCAGGCGGAGCGCTCTCGGAGCCGGAAGGCGAGTCCGGCGAGGGCGTCGGCGGCGCGGCGGGCGCGCTGGGCGGCCTCCTGGCGCTCGTCGCGCACCGTGCGGGCCTCGGCGGCGGCCTCGTCGGCCTCGGCCCGTACCGTACGGGCCTCGGCGAGGGCGGCGGTCGCGGTCTCGGCGGCGGTCCGGGCGGCCGCGGCGGCCGCCGCCAGTTCGGCGAGCATGCCGAGCGGGCAGTCGGCGCGCCAGGCTCCGATGCGGGCGGCGAGGGAGCGGTCGCCGGTGAGCCGGCCGGCGAGGGTCCGGATCTCCTCGTCGCGGGCGGCGGCGCGGGCGCGCAGGGCCTGGCGTTCCTCGTCGGCGGCGTGCTCGTCGTGCATGGCCGGGTTCGGCGGCACGAGGAAGACGTCCGTGTCCTGCGCGGCGTCGGGCGCGGGCACAGGGGCGAGGAGGGCGGCGGCGGTGCCGACGGCCACGGTGGAACGGGGCAGCAGGGCGGCGCCGGCGAGCGCCTCGCGGGCACGGACGTACGAGGCGGGGTCGGTGATCACGACGCCGTCGACCAGCTCGGGGCGGCCGGCGAGGACGGCGGCGTGGTCGGCCGGGTCGACGGACTGGGCGAGGTAGCGCCAGCCGGGGAGGGCGGGGATGCCGTGCTCGCCGAGGAACTCGACGGTGGCCAGGACGTCGGGGCCGGGCG contains the following coding sequences:
- a CDS encoding histidine kinase (COG4585 Signal transduction histidine kinase;~Histidine kinase-like ATPases; This family includes several ATP-binding proteins for example: histidine kinase, DNA gyrase B, topoisomerases, heat shock protein HSP90, phytochrome-like ATPases and DNA mismatch repair proteins; cd00075;~Histidine kinase; pfam07730;~Mg2+ binding site [ion binding];~Signal transduction histidine kinase [Signal transduction mechanisms];~histidine kinase [Streptomyces bingchenggensis BCW-1];~identified by MetaGeneAnnotator; putative) translates to MGRPRGWAVAAAVGFVRACAVAAVTLLVPAVWAGAVALGIHWGAGNPWSWLLPLILVGTGTLALSGPVCRAVRFLVARWTGTDLPAGHRRPGPVGRLSTGYWWNGFSYERSRRDALLDQKWRIRWSDPATWRDLRFTAIAPFTAGLVAVLPPAGAAFAVLGLSGAGPAQRLAGVLALLLAVGSAPYAWRPVEPVAVRFLRPSPAMALADRVGELTAQRADVTVAQAAEIRRIERNLHDGAQARLVGLGLSLATAERLMDTDPEGARALMRDARTGAAASLAELRELVRGISPPVLSERGLADAIRALALDVALPVDVDVDAESGGVGGFPRLEAPVESAVYFGVAELLTNVVKHAGASHARVALAAGRDGSGAVAEVRDDGGGGAGFEAGGGLDGLRRRLAVFDGTLEVTSPPGGPTRVRMTVPCAFS
- a CDS encoding hypothetical protein (identified by MetaGeneAnnotator; putative;~sequence version:1); this translates as MDLTAQHATTTAPALADASPAHDALTTVRRCVVLYGALGGAALAGVVTVAGAGHPVNTFMWVRAVLLPLVAVFLHRLAVAASRGDRKAFERLRGLAAVLPVAIVGVDLIPGVCPPWYAVLQAVCVLPVAGVAVLTRRAALRAVFPKVRQRA